One window of the Azospirillum sp. TSH58 genome contains the following:
- the coxB gene encoding cytochrome c oxidase subunit II, whose amino-acid sequence MDRRSGRSEGRRRNWRGAALAGGMALLAACERGPQSALHPAGRNAEAILDLTLILVAGGGVIFLFVMALAGYAVIARPERFPGSRAWIIGGGLVFPIVTLTALQVYEFAVARQLSDTGGVEPLRIEVTGYMWWWEVRYPDVRVEGAGAGGEVLRTANRLVIPAGRPVEVVVTAADVIHSFWVPSLGGKMDMIPGHENRLVLVGERPGTYRGQCAEYCGAQHALMAFDVVVEPPDRFEEWLAAERRPAAEPDGPQQAAGRDAFLRAGCGSCHTVRGTPANGAAGPDLTHVGGRGALAAGTLPNTPEALAGWIAGSQHIKPENRMPSFPILGGDDLHAIAVWLESLK is encoded by the coding sequence ATGGACCGCAGGTCTGGCCGCAGCGAGGGACGCAGACGGAACTGGCGGGGAGCGGCCCTGGCCGGCGGAATGGCGCTCCTGGCGGCCTGCGAGCGGGGGCCGCAGTCCGCGCTCCACCCCGCCGGGCGCAACGCCGAGGCGATCCTCGACCTGACGCTGATCCTGGTCGCCGGGGGCGGGGTCATCTTCCTTTTCGTCATGGCACTGGCGGGGTACGCCGTCATCGCCCGGCCGGAACGCTTTCCCGGAAGCCGCGCCTGGATCATCGGCGGCGGCCTCGTCTTTCCCATCGTCACGCTGACCGCGCTTCAGGTCTACGAATTCGCCGTGGCCCGGCAATTGTCGGACACCGGCGGGGTGGAGCCGCTGCGCATCGAGGTCACCGGCTACATGTGGTGGTGGGAGGTCCGCTATCCCGACGTGAGGGTGGAGGGCGCCGGGGCGGGAGGTGAGGTGCTGCGCACCGCCAACCGCCTCGTCATTCCCGCCGGGCGCCCGGTGGAGGTGGTGGTGACCGCGGCGGACGTCATCCACAGCTTCTGGGTGCCCAGCCTGGGCGGCAAGATGGACATGATCCCCGGCCACGAGAACCGGCTGGTCCTGGTCGGGGAGCGGCCGGGCACCTACCGCGGCCAATGCGCCGAATATTGCGGCGCCCAGCACGCGCTGATGGCCTTCGACGTGGTGGTGGAACCGCCCGACCGCTTCGAGGAGTGGCTGGCCGCCGAGCGCCGCCCCGCCGCCGAACCCGACGGGCCGCAGCAGGCCGCCGGGCGCGACGCCTTCCTGCGCGCCGGTTGCGGGTCCTGCCACACGGTGCGCGGGACTCCGGCCAACGGTGCGGCGGGGCCGGACCTGACCCATGTCGGCGGGCGCGGGGCGCTGGCCGCCGGGACGCTGCCCAACACGCCGGAGGCCCTGGCCGGCTGGATCGCCGGGTCGCAGCACATCAAGCCGGAGAACCGCATGCCGTCCTTCCCGATCCTGGGCGGCGACGATCTGCACGCCATCGCCGTCTGGCTGGAGAGCCTGAAATGA
- a CDS encoding thiazole synthase, which translates to MNDTLTIAGREFRSRLFLGTAGYPNQQVMLDALEASGSELVTLAIRRISLDGYSESLVDVIGDRAGLLPNTAGCLTAKEAVLTAQLAREALGVDWIKLEVIGDRELLYPDVEELLRATEELVADGFTVLPYCNDDPVTCRKLADLGAAAVMPLGAFIGSGLGIRNPHAIETICARSPVPVVLDAGIGTASDAALAMELGCAAVLLNTAVSKARDPVRMAAAMRDAVAAGRSARLAGRMPKRAFAEASSPQLGLIGT; encoded by the coding sequence ATGAACGACACGCTCACCATAGCGGGCCGTGAGTTCCGCTCGCGCCTGTTTCTCGGCACCGCCGGCTACCCGAACCAGCAGGTCATGCTCGACGCGCTGGAGGCCAGCGGCAGCGAACTGGTCACGCTGGCCATCCGGCGGATCAGCCTGGACGGCTATTCGGAAAGCCTCGTCGACGTCATCGGCGACCGCGCCGGGCTGCTGCCCAACACCGCCGGCTGCCTGACCGCCAAGGAGGCGGTGCTGACCGCGCAGCTCGCCCGCGAGGCGCTGGGCGTGGATTGGATCAAGCTGGAGGTCATCGGCGACCGCGAACTGCTCTATCCCGACGTCGAGGAACTGCTGCGCGCGACCGAGGAGCTGGTGGCCGACGGCTTCACCGTTCTGCCCTACTGCAACGACGATCCGGTGACCTGCCGCAAGCTGGCCGACCTGGGTGCTGCGGCGGTGATGCCGCTGGGCGCCTTCATCGGTTCGGGGCTGGGCATCCGCAACCCGCACGCCATCGAGACGATCTGCGCGCGCAGCCCGGTGCCGGTGGTTCTGGACGCCGGGATCGGCACGGCGTCGGACGCCGCCCTGGCGATGGAGCTGGGCTGCGCCGCCGTCCTGCTGAACACCGCCGTGTCGAAGGCGCGCGATCCGGTGCGCATGGCGGCGGCGATGCGCGACGCGGTGGCGGCGGGGCGGTCGGCCCGTCTGGCCGGGCGCATGCCGAAACGCGCCTTCGCGGAGGCGTCGAGCCCGCAGCTCGGCTTGATCGGAACGTAA
- a CDS encoding NnrU family protein, giving the protein MTGTIAHLSAAGLFLLLTHFGISSTPLRAALVGRLGEKPYLGLYSLLSALAFWWLVAAYNAAPHVPVWPPAGGLAWVPVLMVPVALFLLVAGLSTPNPTSVGQEKLLSGDREPVRGILRVTRNPFLWGVGLWAVAHMVPNGDLASLILFGTLALLALGGSVLIDAKLARRLGAEWDRYAARTSNLPFAAILAGRQSLVWKEIGWWRPAVALLVYGGLLHLHRMLFGVSPLPW; this is encoded by the coding sequence ATGACCGGCACCATCGCCCATCTGTCCGCCGCGGGGCTGTTCCTGCTGCTGACGCATTTCGGCATTTCCAGCACGCCGCTGCGCGCGGCGCTGGTCGGACGGTTGGGCGAGAAGCCCTATCTCGGCCTCTATTCGCTGCTCTCGGCGCTGGCCTTCTGGTGGCTGGTGGCGGCCTACAACGCGGCGCCCCATGTGCCGGTGTGGCCGCCCGCCGGCGGGCTGGCCTGGGTGCCGGTCCTGATGGTGCCGGTCGCCCTGTTCCTGCTCGTCGCCGGGCTATCCACCCCGAACCCGACCTCGGTCGGGCAGGAGAAGCTGCTCTCCGGAGACCGGGAGCCGGTCCGCGGCATCCTGCGGGTGACGCGCAACCCGTTCCTGTGGGGCGTCGGGTTGTGGGCGGTCGCCCATATGGTGCCCAACGGCGATCTCGCCTCGCTGATCCTGTTCGGCACGCTCGCCCTGCTGGCGCTGGGCGGCAGCGTCCTGATCGACGCGAAGCTGGCGCGGCGGCTGGGGGCGGAGTGGGACCGCTACGCCGCGCGCACCTCCAACCTGCCTTTCGCGGCGATCCTGGCCGGGCGCCAAAGCCTCGTCTGGAAGGAGATCGGCTGGTGGCGCCCGGCGGTGGCTCTGCTGGTCTATGGCGGGCTGCTGCACCTGCACCGGATGCTGTTCGGCGTGTCGCCGCTGCCCTGGTGA
- a CDS encoding DUF2189 domain-containing protein, which yields MTIRNPAEWGAAHFKSWSHGLAEAGHAIAPPAQERAALEPTLRRIRSDDLRDALRKGLHDFMACRTDVLFIALIYPLVGLLLAELLLDGDALHLLFPLASGFVLIGPFAAVGLYEMSRRRERGDRVSWADAFAVARSPAFGAILAMGAILTAVFLLWLVAAQLIYMATLAPLAPEGWRAFTQALFTTGAGWSMIVLGMGVGFLFAVLALAISVVSFPLLMDRRVGVATAIRTSVRATLKNPEPMALWGLIVAGGLLLGSLPAFVGLVIVMPVLGHATWHLYRRLIPE from the coding sequence ATGACCATCCGAAACCCTGCGGAATGGGGTGCGGCCCATTTCAAATCCTGGTCCCACGGCCTCGCCGAAGCGGGCCACGCCATCGCCCCACCGGCGCAGGAGCGGGCGGCGCTGGAGCCGACCTTGCGGCGCATCCGCAGCGACGACCTGCGCGACGCGCTGAGGAAGGGGCTCCATGATTTCATGGCCTGCCGCACCGACGTCCTGTTCATCGCCCTGATCTACCCGCTGGTCGGGCTGCTGCTGGCCGAACTCCTGCTCGACGGGGACGCGCTGCATCTGCTGTTCCCGCTGGCCTCCGGCTTCGTGCTGATCGGCCCCTTCGCCGCGGTCGGCCTCTACGAGATGAGCCGCCGGCGCGAGCGGGGCGACCGGGTGTCGTGGGCCGACGCCTTCGCGGTGGCGCGCTCCCCGGCCTTCGGAGCCATCCTGGCGATGGGGGCGATCCTGACGGCGGTGTTCCTGCTGTGGCTCGTGGCGGCGCAGCTCATTTACATGGCGACCCTCGCCCCGCTGGCGCCGGAGGGCTGGAGGGCCTTCACCCAGGCCCTGTTCACCACCGGCGCCGGCTGGAGCATGATCGTTCTCGGGATGGGTGTCGGCTTCCTGTTCGCCGTCCTGGCCCTGGCGATCAGCGTGGTCAGCTTCCCGCTCCTGATGGACCGCCGGGTCGGCGTGGCGACGGCCATCCGCACCTCCGTCCGCGCGACGCTGAAGAATCCGGAACCCATGGCGCTCTGGGGTCTGATCGTGGCGGGCGGGCTGCTGCTCGGCTCGCTGCCCGCCTTCGTCGGGCTGGTGATCGTCATGCCGGTGCTCGGCCACGCCACATGGCACCTCTACCGGCGGCTGATTCCGGAGTGA
- the ctaD gene encoding cytochrome c oxidase subunit I, which yields MTPPLDDAALPNRLPRPKEELEALKRAWKPTSGLGLLKEVNNNIIGVMYIGTALLFFVISGTLALVMRAQLAVPENDVLGHSLYNQFFTVHGTGMMFLFAVPIVEAIGVFLLPSMLAARDLPFPRLSAFAFWAYLFGGLAFFCSLIFEVAPDGGWFMYPPLTSMKFSPGINADFWLLGIGFIEISAIAGAIEIIVGILRTRPPGMTLDKIPVYCWSMLVMAGMIVFAFPAVIIATALLEIERAFDWPFFIAERGGDPLLWQHLFWFFGHPEVYIIFLPAAGLVSMMVPALAQRPLIGHDWVVVALVGTGFFSFGLWVHHMFATGIPPLSLSFFSAASMAVSVPAGIQVFAWIATLGKGRLQWTVATWFLLGFLFIFVAGGLTGVMVAVIPFDWQAHDSYFVVAHLHYVLIGGMVFPVFAGLYHWWPTLKGTMLSERLGRWAFWMMFIGFNVAFFPMHVSGLMGMPRRVYTYPGDLGWNALNMVSTVGAFVMAFGVLLVLIDMARDAFGRGRPAPENPWKAGTLEWIPNDDYATRSIPHVRSLYPLWDNPNLSREVQEGAHYLPGAPTRRRETIVTSPIEARPQYLMPMPGPHWSHFLAGLFTAAHFICLAVQLYWVSLVPGVLAIASVFWWVWSLDRGADHPPQDVGGGWRVPVYLQGSENHSWWGTAVLLLVDGTAFACLCFTYVFLWTVSPDVWPAGTDALPGLGWLFGEAALWVVAAGAMLLASRAVAGNRSWAMRGALLVGLLLMLAAAVAEPYNRIGSGLVASESAYGAIVYMLASWQVFHVVILVLMTGLALARSFAGRLHARRRVTFDNVMLVWLYTCGQGVVSLLLVHLFPRLAV from the coding sequence ATGACCCCACCGCTCGACGATGCCGCCCTGCCCAACCGCCTGCCGCGCCCGAAGGAGGAGCTGGAGGCGCTGAAGCGCGCCTGGAAACCGACCTCCGGCCTCGGCCTGCTGAAGGAGGTGAACAACAACATCATCGGGGTGATGTACATCGGCACGGCGCTGCTGTTCTTCGTCATCTCGGGCACGCTGGCGCTGGTCATGCGGGCGCAGCTCGCCGTGCCGGAGAACGACGTGCTGGGGCACAGCCTCTACAACCAGTTCTTCACCGTGCACGGCACGGGCATGATGTTCCTGTTCGCCGTGCCGATCGTCGAGGCCATCGGCGTCTTCCTGCTGCCCTCCATGCTGGCGGCGCGCGACCTGCCCTTTCCGCGGCTGTCCGCCTTCGCCTTCTGGGCCTATCTGTTCGGCGGTTTGGCCTTCTTCTGCTCGCTGATCTTCGAGGTGGCGCCGGACGGCGGCTGGTTCATGTACCCGCCGCTGACCAGCATGAAGTTCTCGCCCGGCATCAACGCCGATTTCTGGCTGCTCGGGATCGGCTTCATCGAGATCTCGGCCATCGCCGGGGCCATCGAGATCATCGTCGGCATCCTGCGCACCCGTCCGCCCGGCATGACGCTGGACAAGATCCCGGTCTATTGCTGGTCGATGCTGGTCATGGCGGGGATGATCGTCTTCGCCTTCCCGGCGGTGATCATCGCGACCGCGCTCCTGGAGATCGAGCGCGCCTTCGACTGGCCCTTCTTCATCGCGGAGCGGGGCGGCGACCCGCTGCTGTGGCAGCACCTGTTCTGGTTCTTCGGCCATCCGGAGGTCTACATCATCTTCCTGCCGGCGGCGGGGCTGGTGTCGATGATGGTGCCGGCGCTGGCGCAGCGGCCGCTGATCGGCCACGACTGGGTGGTGGTGGCGCTGGTCGGCACCGGCTTCTTCAGCTTCGGCCTGTGGGTGCACCACATGTTCGCCACCGGCATCCCGCCGCTGAGCCTGAGCTTCTTCTCCGCCGCCAGCATGGCCGTGTCGGTGCCGGCGGGCATCCAGGTCTTCGCCTGGATCGCCACCCTGGGCAAGGGGCGGCTGCAATGGACGGTGGCGACGTGGTTCCTGCTGGGCTTCCTGTTCATCTTCGTGGCCGGCGGGCTGACCGGCGTGATGGTGGCGGTCATCCCCTTCGACTGGCAGGCGCACGACAGCTACTTCGTGGTGGCGCACCTGCATTACGTGCTGATCGGCGGCATGGTCTTCCCGGTCTTCGCCGGGCTGTATCACTGGTGGCCGACGCTGAAGGGCACCATGCTGTCGGAGCGGCTGGGGCGCTGGGCCTTCTGGATGATGTTCATCGGCTTCAACGTCGCCTTCTTCCCCATGCATGTCAGCGGCCTGATGGGCATGCCGCGGCGCGTCTACACCTATCCGGGCGATCTCGGCTGGAACGCGCTGAACATGGTCTCGACCGTCGGGGCCTTCGTGATGGCCTTCGGCGTGTTGCTGGTGCTGATCGACATGGCGCGCGACGCCTTCGGCCGGGGCCGCCCGGCGCCGGAGAATCCGTGGAAGGCGGGAACGCTGGAATGGATTCCGAACGACGACTACGCGACGCGCAGCATCCCGCACGTCCGCTCGCTCTACCCGCTGTGGGACAACCCGAACCTGTCGCGCGAGGTGCAGGAGGGCGCCCATTACCTGCCCGGCGCCCCGACCCGCCGGCGCGAGACCATCGTGACCAGCCCGATCGAGGCCCGGCCCCAGTATCTCATGCCGATGCCCGGCCCGCACTGGAGCCATTTCCTCGCCGGGCTGTTCACCGCCGCCCATTTCATCTGTCTGGCCGTGCAGCTCTACTGGGTGTCGCTGGTGCCGGGGGTGCTGGCCATCGCCTCGGTCTTCTGGTGGGTGTGGAGCCTGGACCGGGGCGCCGACCATCCGCCGCAGGACGTCGGCGGCGGCTGGCGCGTGCCGGTCTATCTCCAGGGATCGGAGAACCATTCCTGGTGGGGGACGGCGGTCCTGCTGCTGGTGGACGGGACGGCCTTCGCCTGCCTGTGCTTCACCTACGTCTTCCTGTGGACGGTCAGCCCGGACGTCTGGCCGGCGGGCACCGACGCCCTGCCGGGGTTGGGGTGGCTGTTCGGCGAGGCGGCGCTCTGGGTCGTGGCGGCGGGGGCGATGCTGCTGGCGAGCCGCGCCGTGGCCGGCAACCGATCCTGGGCGATGCGGGGCGCTCTGCTTGTCGGTCTGCTGCTGATGCTGGCCGCCGCGGTGGCCGAGCCCTACAACCGCATCGGCAGCGGCCTCGTGGCGTCGGAGAGCGCCTACGGCGCCATCGTCTACATGCTGGCCTCCTGGCAGGTCTTCCACGTCGTGATCCTGGTCCTGATGACCGGCCTCGCGCTGGCGCGCTCCTTCGCCGGGCGGCTGCACGCGCGGCGGCGGGTCACGTTCGACAATGTGATGCTGGTGTGGCTCTACACCTGCGGGCAGGGCGTGGTGTCGCTCCTGCTGGTGCATCTGTTCCCGCGTCTGGCGGTGTGA
- a CDS encoding PaaI family thioesterase, translating to MAKTFEPRDPDWEARCRAGFERQPICKTLGIELTRLEPGFCEMRLPFRADLTQQHGFFHAGMVSTLADNAGGYAGYTLMPAGSEVLAVEFKVNLMSPAKGEVMIARARVLKPGRTLTVTSVEISMLDGGVEKDCAIMQQTLFCQAPA from the coding sequence GTGGCCAAGACCTTCGAACCGCGCGATCCCGACTGGGAGGCGCGCTGCCGCGCCGGCTTCGAACGCCAGCCGATCTGCAAGACGCTGGGGATCGAGCTGACGCGGCTGGAGCCCGGCTTCTGCGAGATGCGCCTGCCGTTCCGCGCCGACCTGACGCAGCAGCACGGCTTCTTCCACGCGGGCATGGTCAGCACGCTGGCCGACAACGCCGGGGGCTACGCCGGCTACACGCTGATGCCGGCGGGCAGCGAGGTTCTGGCGGTGGAGTTCAAGGTCAACCTGATGTCGCCGGCCAAGGGCGAGGTGATGATCGCCCGCGCCCGCGTGTTGAAACCGGGCCGCACCCTGACCGTCACCAGCGTCGAGATTTCGATGCTCGACGGCGGGGTGGAGAAGGACTGTGCCATCATGCAGCAGACCCTGTTCTGCCAGGCCCCCGCCTGA
- a CDS encoding acylphosphatase, translated as MADKEDRKAVLARVHGKVQGVWYRGWTVETASRLGLDGWVRNRGDGTVEALFAGPADAVDRMLEACRRGPSAAIVSDIAVEPARDPGPGGFEQRPTL; from the coding sequence ATGGCGGATAAGGAAGACCGCAAGGCCGTGCTGGCCCGCGTTCATGGCAAGGTGCAGGGCGTGTGGTACCGCGGCTGGACCGTGGAGACGGCGAGCCGGCTGGGGCTTGACGGCTGGGTGCGCAACCGCGGCGACGGCACCGTGGAGGCGCTGTTCGCCGGCCCGGCGGACGCCGTGGACCGGATGCTGGAGGCCTGCCGCCGCGGCCCTTCCGCCGCCATCGTCAGCGACATCGCCGTCGAGCCGGCCCGCGATCCCGGCCCGGGGGGCTTCGAGCAGCGCCCGACGCTGTGA
- the thiS gene encoding sulfur carrier protein ThiS — translation MSVRIRVNGREEDLAAPTVAALLAERGIAAGTRGVAVALNGAVLPSRRWDETPLSAGDALEIIRPVQGG, via the coding sequence ATGAGCGTCCGCATCCGCGTCAATGGGCGGGAGGAGGATCTCGCCGCCCCCACCGTCGCCGCCCTGCTGGCCGAACGCGGCATCGCCGCGGGCACGCGCGGGGTCGCCGTCGCTCTGAACGGCGCCGTCCTGCCGTCCCGCCGCTGGGACGAGACGCCGCTGTCCGCGGGCGACGCCCTGGAGATCATCCGCCCCGTCCAAGGTGGTTGA
- a CDS encoding STAS domain-containing protein: MEYAYTDIDGQEGIMLSGRFTYDDSRKFHDLLADWDIGARPEVRLDLRYMTFLDSAAIGMLFVLANRCRDAKGLVTVHNAQPYIVQTMRRVALDQYVEFR; this comes from the coding sequence ATGGAGTACGCCTACACCGACATCGACGGTCAGGAGGGGATCATGCTGTCGGGGCGTTTCACCTACGACGACAGCCGCAAGTTCCACGACCTGCTGGCGGACTGGGACATCGGCGCGCGGCCCGAGGTGCGGCTGGACCTGCGCTACATGACCTTTCTCGACTCCGCGGCGATCGGCATGCTGTTCGTCCTCGCCAACCGCTGCCGCGACGCCAAGGGGCTGGTGACGGTGCACAACGCGCAGCCCTACATCGTGCAGACCATGCGCCGCGTCGCGCTCGACCAGTATGTGGAGTTCCGCTGA
- the lipB gene encoding lipoyl(octanoyl) transferase LipB, translating to MTDLTAPLPPSADAIGDAVPAAAAAPARAVEWRISDTPVPYPDALAEMEARVEAIRAGTAPELVWLLEHPPLYTAGTSAREEDLLEPGRFPVYQAGRGGQFTYHGPGQRVAYVMLDLKTRGADIRAFVQDLEEWLIRTLAAFNIRGERREGRVGIWVDKGPYGGAPGQEDKIAAIGVRVRRWVSFHGVALNVEPDLSHFAGIVPCGISEHGVTSIVALGHLVAMEDVDAALMASFAEVFGGAVGGGGPEEE from the coding sequence ATGACCGACCTCACCGCCCCCCTTCCGCCCTCCGCCGACGCCATTGGCGATGCCGTTCCCGCCGCCGCTGCCGCCCCTGCGCGGGCGGTGGAGTGGCGCATCAGCGACACGCCGGTCCCCTACCCCGACGCGCTGGCCGAGATGGAGGCGCGCGTCGAGGCCATCCGCGCCGGCACCGCGCCGGAGCTGGTCTGGCTGCTGGAGCATCCGCCCCTCTACACCGCCGGCACCAGCGCGCGGGAGGAGGACCTGCTGGAGCCGGGCCGCTTCCCCGTCTATCAGGCCGGGCGCGGCGGGCAGTTCACCTACCATGGGCCGGGGCAGCGCGTGGCCTATGTGATGCTGGACCTGAAGACGCGCGGCGCCGACATCCGCGCCTTCGTCCAGGATTTGGAGGAGTGGCTGATCCGCACGCTGGCCGCCTTCAACATCCGCGGCGAGCGGCGGGAGGGCCGGGTCGGCATCTGGGTGGACAAGGGGCCCTACGGCGGCGCCCCCGGCCAGGAGGACAAGATCGCCGCGATCGGCGTGCGGGTGCGCCGCTGGGTCAGCTTCCACGGCGTCGCCCTGAACGTCGAGCCGGACCTGTCCCACTTCGCCGGCATCGTCCCCTGCGGCATCAGCGAGCATGGGGTGACCTCCATCGTGGCGCTCGGCCATCTCGTCGCCATGGAGGATGTGGACGCCGCCCTGATGGCCAGCTTCGCGGAGGTCTTCGGCGGTGCCGTCGGGGGCGGCGGGCCGGAGGAGGAATGA
- the thiO gene encoding glycine oxidase ThiO: MVSAPLFHSESAHSGSAKPTVAVVGAGVIGLSIAWRLAAAGCRVEVFDRGAAGRGASHAAGGMLAACVETEPGEESLLPLTRASQDLWPAFAAELEAASGLAVDLRDEGTMVIALNADDAAKVRFLHEFQSKLGLPVEWLSGAEVRRREPYLQPGVAGALFCAGDHQVDNRKVAAALHAAALRAGAVVHEYAEVSRIEIRGGRAVGVQVGDRLFEADRVILAAGAWSGWIDGLSPAVRPPVRPVKGQMLCLRMDARLPLLRHVVWTPGTYLIPRLDGRLLVGATTEERGFDDRLTAGGQFALLEGAWRALPGIAELPIEEAWAGFRPGTRDDAPILGLSEVEGLVYATGHHRNGILLTPVTADSVARLVLTGETDPVIRPFALDRFAQPKGAAA, from the coding sequence ATGGTATCCGCGCCCTTATTTCATTCTGAGTCCGCCCATTCCGGGTCCGCAAAACCCACCGTCGCCGTGGTCGGCGCGGGGGTGATCGGCCTGTCCATCGCCTGGAGGCTGGCCGCCGCCGGCTGCCGGGTCGAGGTCTTCGACCGTGGCGCTGCCGGCCGGGGCGCCAGCCACGCCGCGGGCGGCATGCTCGCCGCCTGCGTGGAGACCGAACCCGGCGAAGAGAGCCTTCTGCCGCTGACCCGCGCCTCCCAGGATTTGTGGCCCGCCTTCGCGGCGGAGCTGGAGGCCGCCTCCGGCCTGGCGGTGGACCTGCGCGACGAAGGCACGATGGTCATCGCGCTGAACGCCGACGACGCGGCCAAGGTACGCTTCCTGCACGAGTTCCAGAGCAAGCTCGGCCTGCCGGTGGAATGGCTGAGCGGGGCGGAGGTGCGGCGGCGCGAGCCCTACCTCCAGCCGGGCGTGGCCGGCGCGCTGTTCTGCGCCGGCGACCATCAGGTGGACAACCGCAAGGTCGCCGCCGCCCTGCACGCCGCCGCCCTGCGGGCCGGCGCCGTGGTGCACGAGTACGCCGAGGTCAGCCGCATCGAGATCCGCGGCGGCCGTGCCGTCGGCGTCCAGGTCGGTGACCGGCTTTTCGAGGCCGACCGGGTGATTCTGGCCGCCGGGGCGTGGTCGGGCTGGATCGACGGGCTGTCCCCGGCGGTGCGCCCGCCGGTGCGCCCTGTGAAGGGGCAGATGCTCTGCCTGCGCATGGACGCCCGGCTGCCGCTGCTGCGCCACGTGGTGTGGACCCCCGGCACCTACCTGATCCCGCGGCTGGACGGGCGGCTGCTGGTCGGCGCCACGACGGAGGAGCGGGGCTTCGACGACCGGCTGACCGCCGGGGGCCAGTTCGCCCTGCTGGAAGGGGCGTGGCGCGCCCTGCCGGGCATCGCCGAGCTGCCCATTGAGGAAGCCTGGGCCGGTTTCCGCCCGGGCACCCGCGACGACGCCCCGATCCTCGGCCTCTCGGAGGTGGAGGGGCTGGTCTACGCCACCGGGCACCACCGCAACGGCATCCTGCTGACCCCGGTGACCGCGGATTCGGTGGCGCGGCTGGTCCTGACCGGGGAGACCGATCCGGTGATCCGTCCCTTCGCGCTCGACCGCTTCGCCCAGCCCAAGGGGGCCGCGGCATGA
- the mgtE gene encoding magnesium transporter: MHTDRQEPDRIQDDVPHPAERPDPPREDDEEERAYGVEPEFVEEVVERLHAGRRDELRAELDKLHPADVADLIEQLGHDDREALVGVLRPDFDGEVLSYLNHDLREEIVELFEPKELAAAVAELDTDDAVDVIEDLDEDTRREVLENLPAADRALVQENLTYDEYTAGRLMQRDLVAVPQFWTVGKTIDYVRAATDELPEDFYDIFVVDPMHRVVGAVPLSRLLRQKRSVRIADLVTEEVDTIPATMDQEEVANLFRQYALVSAPVVDAGGRLIGVITVDDVVHIIDEEAEDDIGKLGGVGDTSIYRSVLETSRSRISWLGLNLFTAFAAAGVISLFEATIEQIVALAVLMPITASMGGNAGTQTLTVAVRALATRELSSSNAPRVVGKEVLVGLLNGAVFATLVGAIAATWFEPMIGLVIGCAMVINLFVAGLCGVLIPIGLDRMGVDPAVASSVFLTTMTDVIGFLSFLGLASLLLL; encoded by the coding sequence ATGCACACCGACCGCCAGGAACCGGATCGTATCCAGGACGATGTGCCGCACCCGGCCGAACGCCCCGACCCGCCCCGCGAGGACGACGAGGAGGAGCGCGCCTATGGTGTGGAGCCGGAGTTCGTCGAGGAGGTCGTCGAACGGCTGCACGCCGGACGGCGCGACGAGCTGCGCGCCGAACTGGACAAGCTGCACCCCGCCGACGTCGCGGACCTGATCGAGCAGCTCGGCCACGACGACCGCGAGGCGCTGGTCGGCGTCCTGCGCCCCGACTTCGACGGCGAGGTGCTGAGCTACCTCAACCACGATCTCCGCGAGGAGATCGTCGAGCTGTTCGAGCCGAAGGAGCTGGCCGCCGCCGTCGCGGAACTGGACACCGACGACGCCGTCGACGTCATCGAGGACCTGGACGAGGACACCCGGCGCGAGGTTCTGGAGAATCTGCCGGCCGCCGACCGCGCGCTGGTCCAGGAGAACCTGACCTACGACGAATACACCGCCGGTCGCCTGATGCAGCGCGATCTGGTGGCGGTGCCGCAGTTCTGGACGGTCGGCAAGACCATCGACTATGTCCGCGCCGCCACCGACGAGCTGCCGGAGGATTTCTACGACATCTTCGTCGTCGATCCCATGCACCGGGTGGTCGGGGCGGTGCCGCTGTCGCGCCTGCTGCGCCAGAAGCGGTCGGTCCGCATCGCCGATCTGGTGACGGAGGAGGTGGACACCATCCCCGCCACCATGGACCAGGAGGAGGTGGCGAACCTGTTCCGCCAGTACGCTCTGGTTTCCGCGCCCGTGGTGGACGCCGGCGGTCGGCTGATCGGCGTCATCACCGTCGACGACGTGGTCCACATCATCGACGAGGAGGCCGAGGACGACATCGGCAAGCTCGGCGGCGTCGGCGACACCTCGATCTACCGCTCGGTTCTGGAAACCTCGCGCTCGCGCATTTCCTGGCTTGGGCTGAACCTGTTCACCGCCTTCGCGGCGGCGGGCGTCATCTCGCTGTTCGAGGCGACCATCGAGCAGATCGTGGCGCTGGCCGTGCTGATGCCGATCACCGCCTCGATGGGCGGCAACGCCGGGACCCAGACGCTGACCGTGGCGGTGCGCGCCCTGGCGACGCGCGAGCTGTCGTCGTCCAATGCCCCCCGCGTGGTCGGCAAGGAGGTGCTGGTCGGGCTTCTCAACGGCGCCGTCTTCGCCACGCTGGTGGGGGCCATCGCCGCGACGTGGTTCGAGCCGATGATCGGGCTGGTGATCGGCTGCGCCATGGTCATCAACCTGTTCGTCGCCGGGCTGTGCGGGGTGCTGATCCCCATCGGTCTGGACCGGATGGGCGTCGACCCGGCGGTGGCGAGTTCGGTCTTTCTGACCACGATGACCGACGTCATCGGGTTCCTGTCCTTCCTGGGGCTGGCGTCGCTTTTGTTGCTGTGA